The region GGTCGCGTGCGAGGTCGGCCTGCTGCGAATATTTGGTGGTGATAAGCGTTTCGCGCACTCCAATAGCTTTGGCAACCGCCAGGCAAAGTTGACCAATTGTTCCCCCACCGATCACTGCGACCCGGTCCTGGTAAGACGCTTTTGCCTGCGCGAGTGCGCGATGCGCGACAGCGAGGGGTTCTACAAGCGCACCCTGTTCAAAAGTCATATCGGGCAATTTGAAGACACTATTTTTGTGTGCGGTGGTGTATTCGGCAAAACCACCGTGTGATTCGCCCGAAAACCACTTGCGATTGGCGCAGTGGTTGTAGCGACCTGTAACGCAGTAGTGACAGGTACCACAATGCGAGAAACATTCGGCAGTGACGAGATCCCCTACCTCAATACCCGTAACGCCCTCGCCAACTTCGGTAACCGTGCCACACAACTCGTGCCCCGCGGCGCGTTCGAGCGAGGGTTTCCACTCGCCAAAATAATTGTGCAGATCGCTGCCGCAGATACCAGAACTTCTCGTTTGCAGAGTAATATAACCCGGTGCCGGGGGTGTGTATTCGACATCTTGCCATTCGATTTCGCGGATACCTTTGTAAAGTGCTGCTTTCATAGCGGACATTGGAATCTCCTGTGAAGGTGGGACTTACTGCCGGTCAGCGGTAATACCGCGCCAGTCATCTGTGCGAAAAGGCGAAGCCGGCAAATCTGCGCCATTGTACAAATTGCAAATTGGATTATCTGCCCATGCGTATCTGACAGCAACGGGCTGCTGCACATCTTTGCTCCAGACCAGCACATCGTCGCCATCAATCTTTGCCTCTGCCCAAACGAATTTGCGATCTTGCCCTGCGATCGCAAAACCCTTGAGCACATCGCCCTTTGCTTTTAAGCCGCCATACGCGCGATCAAATCGCAGACGAATTTTGTCTTCTTCAACCACCATAGACCGATACACAGGGCCAGAATGCGGTTGATCCACACCATAGACCTTAGCTTCTGCCCCCAGAGCCAGGCGCAAGCCAACATCCTGTTTATTTTTCGGGTGAATATCGTCTGCCTCACCAATATCAATCGCCACGGCCATACCGGTATTCGGCAATGAAAGCGTCATCAATTGTGCCTCGCGCAATTCAGCCCAGGCACTTTCCTCGGGATTTTCCTTTGCCTGCCTGAAATTGGCAAGCTGTACAAAGAAAAACGGAAATGCGCCCTGCCCCCAACTCAAACGCCAGTCCTGAATCATCGCTGGAAACAACGCGCGATATTGATATGCCCGGCCAGCATTTGACTCCCCCTGATACCATATCGCACCTCGAATACCATAAGAAACGATAGGCGCGATCATCCCATTGTAGAGCACAGACGGACGATGGGGACTATTCGGATTTCGCCACGGTCTTCGCGGACGGCGTTGCCCCAAAGCGCGCAAGCTATCGGTATTTGCCTGCCATACGGCGAGCCGGGCCTGGTATTCCTCCCGTGCTTTCGGATACGCGGCGATGTATTCAGCCCAGCGCTTGCCCAGCGGCGCATACTCCGGTATGACTTGAAGCGCGGGCAATGAAGTCCAGGCCTCAGCCGGTGTACCACCCCAGGATGTATTGATAAGACCAATGGGTACATTCAAAGACTTGTGCAAACGGCGCCCAAAATAATAGGCCACCGCAGAAAAATTGCCGACACTACTCGTATCGCATACACTCCAGGTACCCTCAACATCTTGTGCGGGCCTTTGCGCGGCATTGCGTTTGACTGTAAAAAGCCTGATATTGGGATAATCCGCCGCTTTGATCTCCTCCTCCGGATTTTGGGAACGCCTGACGAGCCAGGCCAT is a window of Gemmatimonadota bacterium DNA encoding:
- a CDS encoding alcohol dehydrogenase catalytic domain-containing protein, producing MSAMKAALYKGIREIEWQDVEYTPPAPGYITLQTRSSGICGSDLHNYFGEWKPSLERAAGHELCGTVTEVGEGVTGIEVGDLVTAECFSHCGTCHYCVTGRYNHCANRKWFSGESHGGFAEYTTAHKNSVFKLPDMTFEQGALVEPLAVAHRALAQAKASYQDRVAVIGGGTIGQLCLAVAKAIGVRETLITTKYSQQADLARDLGADHVVDITTTDVKDVVKDLTDGMGYDAVIETVGTAQNFDDSIAISRRHAMIVLVAGYFKPLEVDLRQIVWSEVNITGSNCYGFSGMRTDFDVAIDLITSGRVQATKLVTHRYPFSDIAEAFHTAADKKSGCVKVHLVR
- a CDS encoding sialate O-acetylesterase — encoded protein: MNSTIRKSIVALLLFFPYPILADVSLPAIFSDNMVLQRQIAISVWGNASANEEITIELDTQRVTITADAGGTWQIHLSPMDAGGPYQLTVRGKNVVTFNNVMVGEVWVCSGQSNMAWLVRRSQNPEEEIKAADYPNIRLFTVKRNAAQRPAQDVEGTWSVCDTSSVGNFSAVAYYFGRRLHKSLNVPIGLINTSWGGTPAEAWTSLPALQVIPEYAPLGKRWAEYIAAYPKAREEYQARLAVWQANTDSLRALGQRRPRRPWRNPNSPHRPSVLYNGMIAPIVSYGIRGAIWYQGESNAGRAYQYRALFPAMIQDWRLSWGQGAFPFFFVQLANFRQAKENPEESAWAELREAQLMTLSLPNTGMAVAIDIGEADDIHPKNKQDVGLRLALGAEAKVYGVDQPHSGPVYRSMVVEEDKIRLRFDRAYGGLKAKGDVLKGFAIAGQDRKFVWAEAKIDGDDVLVWSKDVQQPVAVRYAWADNPICNLYNGADLPASPFRTDDWRGITADRQ